TAGATCCGACATGTAATCGGGTTCGGATCCACtcttctgcttcttcttcttcttcttcttctccgtTACTCGCCTCAGCAATGGGGGAGATGGGAAGCACCCATCTGCGGCAACTCCCATAGAGGGTCGGGTCATCAGATTCTGCACGTCAAACCGGTGCCTCTCCGAGCGTGCCCGTGGAGCTGAACGGAAGGATCGGGTTCGGGGCTCCGCAAATGGTGAGTGGAAATTGAACCCAGCTGCTGGTGGAGGTCTCAGCTTACGCGGGGTTTCTGGAAAGGAACGGCTCTGATTCATTGGCATTTCCTCTTGTTTGGCTAGTGGACGGTAGTGATCTGTTGTTATTGGTTCGTGTGAATGTGGGAGCTTGGGTACTCCGGGTCGGATTTCCCATTTAAATGGAATTGCTCCGGGCTGCGTAAATGAATCATCcatttttattccttttgaaAAATAGACTCAAACTTTCACTTACATTTTCCTCCCAAATGCATTTGagcgtgtgtatatatatatatatgtaggtgGAGAAGAAATTCAAAGGAAGACTATTAATCTAAAAGACTAAAAATCATGATCAAAGGCGTAAAGAGTGGGGCTTGGTGGACTTTGT
This region of Nicotiana tomentosiformis chromosome 4, ASM39032v3, whole genome shotgun sequence genomic DNA includes:
- the LOC104111957 gene encoding uncharacterized protein, coding for MDDSFTQPGAIPFKWEIRPGVPKLPHSHEPITTDHYRPLAKQEEMPMNQSRSFPETPRKLRPPPAAGFNFHSPFAEPRTRSFRSAPRARSERHRFDVQNLMTRPSMGVAADGCFPSPPLLRRVTEKKKKKKKQKSGSEPDYMSDLETVSRWSVSSRKSVSPFHDSLSFSSQEPSPRRPVNDADWPGFALF